In Candidatus Zixiibacteriota bacterium, the sequence AGCGGGGAAAAAAGTCATACCAGGGAGTTGAGCATCTGGGCTCAGGTCACCTTCTGAGTTTAAACACTGGTTTAGTTGATTAACTCTAATCTAAAATACAGGGTTGGATATTAAAAAATCTAAATTGAGCCTGGTTTCTTTATTTTTCTTTTTTTTCATCGGAGCGAACTGCAGCTCTGATCCCACATTGGAATTCAAGGGGGGAAGAGCTTATCAATATCTTAAAGAGGAATGCCAGTTTGGACCCAGAAATCCCGGTTCACCCGGACACCGAGCTTTAAAAAAATATCTGCTTGACTTCTTCTCTGCATATAGTAATTTAGTTAAATCTCAGGACTTTGTGTGGGAGGATACGACCGGGGACTTAAAGTTGGAACTGAGCAATATAATCGTCTCTTTCTATCCTGAGAAAAAAGAAAGAGTCCTTTTGTGCGCCCACTGGGATACCAGGCCTTGGGCAGATAAAGATTCAAACCCGGAAAACCGCTCTACCCCGATCTTAGGAG encodes:
- a CDS encoding M28 family peptidase: MDIKKSKLSLVSLFFFFFIGANCSSDPTLEFKGGRAYQYLKEECQFGPRNPGSPGHRALKKYLLDFFSAYSNLVKSQDFVWEDTTGDLKLELSNIIVSFYPEKKERVLLCAHWDTRPWADKDSNPENRSTPILGANDGASGVAVLMELAPILSKKKPRYGVDLVFFDAEDLGSDDHPE